The following coding sequences lie in one Aspergillus luchuensis IFO 4308 DNA, chromosome 8, nearly complete sequence genomic window:
- a CDS encoding WD40 repeat domain-containing protein (COG:D;~EggNog:ENOG410PF93;~InterPro:IPR015943,IPR001680,IPR036322,IPR017986;~PFAM:PF00400;~go_function: GO:0005515 - protein binding [Evidence IEA]), translating to MTTGRSTTIYNWNSLKVQAKNMASNQFSVAAPPTDAISALKFSPDPDSTRIVVSSWDKNVYLYDLRDENGAVGEGKLLQKFEHRAPVLDVCFGATEDEIYTAGLDWDVKKIDVASSTQTVLSSHEAGVRSVVFSKEHNLVISASWDSTLHVHPTNDPATAPAIIPLPSKPFSMSLTATKLVVAMASRALHIYDLKALAMLTAQSEGTGPNKIEIEPWQRRESSLKFMTRSVACMPDDAGYASSSIEGRVAVEWFDPSAESQARKYAFKCHRQTADDVDVVYPVNALAFHPVHGTFASGGGDGVVALWDGIAKRRIRQYQKYPSSVAAVDFSGNGKYLAIAISPGFEDGKDDVVEGTVKIFVRELGETEAKGKGAK from the exons ATGACGACGGGCCGATCAACAACAATATACAATTGGAACTCGTTGAAGGTTCAAGCAAAGAATATGGCGTCAA ATCAATTCTCTGTCGCGGCCCCGCCGACGGATGCTATCTCCGCCTTGAAGTTCTCGCCCGACCCCGACTCCACGCGAATCGTCGTTTCTTCATGGGATAAGAACGTGTATCTGTACGACCTGCGCGACGAGAATGGCGCCGTCGGAGAAGGAAAGCTGTTACAGAAGTTCGAGCATCGTGCTCCGGTGTTGGATGTGTGTTTCGGCGCAACCGAGGATGAGATCTACACGGCTGGCTTGGACTGGGACGTCAAGAA AATTGATGTAGCATCATCCACCCAGACTGTCCTCAGTAGCCATGAAGCTGGCGTTCGCAGTGTCGTTTTCAGCAAGGAACACAACCTAGTAATATCCGCATCCTGGGACTCCACGTTGCATGTGCACCCGACGAACGATCCCGCCACAGCCCCCGCTatcattcccctcccctcgaAGCCCTTCTCCATGTCTCTTACCGCTACGAAGCTCGTCGTCGCAATGGCTTCCCGCGCCCTACACATCTACGATCTGAAAGCATTGGCTATGCTCACCGCTCAGTCGGAGGGTACGGGCCCGAACAAGATTGAAATCGAGCCCTGGCAGCGAAGGGAGAGCAGCTTGAAGTTCATGACTCGCTCGGTGGCGTGCATGCCTGACGATGCAGGATACGCGTCATCCAGTATTGAGGGCCGTGTTGCGGTCGAATGGTTCGACCCGTCCGCCGAGTCGCAGGCCCGCAAATATGCCTTCAAGTGTCACAGACAGACGgcggatgatgtcgacgtCGTCTACCCTGTCAATGCACTGGCATTCCACCCGGTCCATGGTACGTTTGCCtctggcggtggtgatggagtggTCGCGCTTTGGGATGGTATCGCGAAGAGGAGAATCAGACAGTACCAGAAGTACCCGTCGAGTGTGGCTGCCGTGGACTTTAGCGGTAATGGAAAGTACCTCGCGATCGCGATCAGCCCGGGCTTCGAGGATGGGAaagatgatgttgtcgaaGGGACGGTTAAGATCTTTGTACGTGAGCTTGGAGAGACGGAAGCAAAGGGGAAGGGCGCCAAATAG
- a CDS encoding GTPase GPN2 (COG:S;~EggNog:ENOG410PG72;~InterPro:IPR004130,IPR027417,IPR030231;~PFAM:PF03029), with the protein MPFAQLVIGPPGAGKSTYCNGMHQFLGAIGRKCSIVNLDPANDKTSYPCALDVRDLVTLEEIMSEDQLGPNGGILYALEELEENFDWLEEGLKDLGEDYVLFDCPGQVELFTHHSSLRNIFFKLQKMGYRLIVIHLIDSYNLTLPSMYISALLLSLRAMLQMDLPHLNVLTKIDNLSNYSQLPFNLDYYTEVQDLSYLLPHLEAESSRLSHEKFGPLNNAIIDLVEEFGLVSFETLAVEDKKSMMNLLHVIDRASGYVFGPAEGANDSIWQVAVREGLGQMDIRDVQERWLDAKDTYDEHELKQLEEEAKANEKAAEEASAKKPNMSFDDDDEYDDLGRGSIPDGGVKVIRKS; encoded by the exons ATGCCGTTCGCACAACTCGTGATAGGGCCCCCGGGTGCCGGAAAGTCAACCTACTGCAATGGCATGCACCAGTTCCTCGGAGCTATTGGTCGCAAATGCTCCATTGTGAATCTGGACCCCGCAAATGATAAAACATCATATCCGTGCGCGCTGGACGTTCGCGACCTTGTCACATTAGAGGAGATCATGAGTGAGGATCAGCTGGGGCCTAACGGGGGTATTCTGTATGCGCTGGAGGAATTAGAGGAGAACTTTGACTGGCTTGAGGAGGGACTGAAGGATCTCGGAG AGGACTACGTCTTGTTCGACTGCCCGGGCCAAGTTGAACTGTTCACACACCACTCTTCCCTCCGGAACATATTCTTCAAATTGCAGAAGATGGGCTACAGA CTCATCGTGATCCATCTCATTGACTCCTACAACCTCACTCTACCCTCGATGTACATAtccgcccttctcctctccctccgcgCCATGCTTCAAATGGATCTACCTCACCTGAACGTCCTCACCAAGATCGACAACCTATCGAACTATTCCCAGCTGCCATTCAACCTTGACTACTATACAGAAGTGCAAGACCTCAGCTACCTTCTACCGCACCTCGAAGCCGAATCATCACGGCTATCACACGAAAAGTTCGGACCGCTCAATAACGCGATCATCGACCTAGTGGAGGAATTCGGACTAGTGAGCTTCGAGACGCTAGCCGTagaggacaagaagagcaTGATGAATCTATTGCACGTTATCGACCGTGCCAGTGGCTACGTCTTCGGACCCGCCGAGGGTGCCAACGACTCCATCTGGCAGGTTGCTGTCCGAGAAGGCCTGGGACAGATGGACATCCGAGACGTGCAAGAGCGGTGGCTTGACGCAAAAGACACGTACGATGAGCACGAGCTAAAgcagctggaggaagaggcgaaAGCCAATGAAAAGGCAGCCGAAGAGGCATCAGCAAAGAAACCCAATATGAgcttcgatgatgacgacgaataCGACGATCTGGGGAGGGGATCGATACCAGATGGCGGCGTGAAGGTTATACGAAAATCATGA
- a CDS encoding Rpp14/Pop5 family protein (COG:J;~EggNog:ENOG410PSB4;~InterPro:IPR038085,IPR002759;~PFAM:PF01900;~go_function: GO:0004540 - ribonuclease activity [Evidence IEA];~go_process: GO:0008033 - tRNA processing [Evidence IEA]), which yields MVRLKHRYILLDILYPDPSTWPAATSRTKSNNSNSNSNPQSKSKSQAQLQIHSPTSDALTPGLLAKMVREEVSLMFGDYGVGRLGGAGAGGISVKYLSPATSTAIIRCPRASFRLVWTALTCMSQVPGFTEGGAKRSSSTRACVFRVIRVSGTMRKAEEEAIRRARREIVRLREAEESGVLEGLLGGLVDVGGEVSTPGTGGEGDVDLGVDVDVVMESEDDD from the exons ATGGTCCGCCTCAAACACCGCTacatcctcctcgacatcctcTATCCCGATCCCTCAACATGGCCTGCAGCCACCTCCCGCACCaagagcaacaacagcaacagcaacagcaaccccCAATCTAAATCCAAATCGCAAGCACAGCTACAAATCCACTCGCCCACATCCGACGCCCTAACACCCGGTCTCCTAGCAAAGATGGTGCGAGAGGAAGTCTCCCTCATGTTTGGCGATTACGGTGTTGGTAGATTAGGTGGGGCTGGCGCGGGGGGTATTAGTG TGAAATATCTCTCCCCCGCTACTTCGACGGCGATTATTCGGTGTCCTCGCGCGTCTTTCCGGCTTGTCTGGACGGCGTTGACTTGCATGTCGCAGGTTCCCGGGTTTACTGAGGGTGGAGCGAAGAGGTCGAGTTCGACCAGGGCTTGTGTGTTTCGGGTTATTAGGGTGTCGGGGACGATGCgcaaggctgaggaggaggcgattcgaagggcgaggagggagattgtgaggttgagggaggcggaggagagtgGGGttttggaggggttgttgggtggtTTGGTTGatgtgggaggggaggtgaGTACGCCGGGTactgggggggagggggatgtggatttgggtgtggatgtggatgtggtgatggagagtgaggatgatgattga
- the ACL1 gene encoding putative ATP citrate lyase, subunit 1 (COG:C;~EggNog:ENOG410PGNT;~InterPro:IPR017440,IPR016102,IPR002020,IPR017866, IPR005811,IPR036969,IPR036291,IPR033847,IPR016142, IPR016143,IPR003781;~PFAM:PF00285,PF02629,PF00549;~go_function: GO:0003824 - catalytic activity [Evidence IEA];~go_function: GO:0046912 - transferase activity, transferring acyl groups, acyl groups converted into alkyl on transfer [Evidence IEA]), producing MPTSAPLVNTANGASANDNITRFDPPSRVRSPLSNALFHNKTRCFVYGMQPRAVQGMLDFDFICKRSTPSVAGIIYTFGGQFVSKMYWGTSETLLPVYQDVSKAMAKHPDVDTVVNFASSRSVYSSTMELMECPQIRSIAIIAEGVPERRAREIMVKAKEKGITIIGPATVGGIKPGAFKIGNTGGMMDNIVASKLYRKGSVGYVSKSGGMSNELNNIISQTTDGVYEGVAIGGDRYPGTTFIDHLLRYQAEPECKILVLLGEVGGVEEYRVIEAVKNGTITKPIVAWAIGTCASMFKTEVQFGHAGASANSDLETAVAKNKAMREAGIFVPETFEDLPQTLKEVYDDQVKKGIVQPQPEPVVPKIPIDYSWAQELGLVRKPAAFISTISDDRGQELLYAGMPISDVFREDIGIGGVMSLLWFRRRLPAYASKFLEMVLMLTADHGPAVSGAMNTIITTRAGKDLISALVSGLLTIGSRFGGALDGAAEEFTKAFDKGMSPRDFVDTMRKENKLIPGIGHRVKSRNNPDLRVELVKEFAKKHFPSTKLLDYAIAVETVTTSKKDNLILNVDGCVAVCFVDLMRNCGAFSSEEVEDYMKMGVLNGLFVLGRSIGLIAHYLDQKRLRTGLYRHPWDDITYLLPALQKGGSEGRVEVSV from the exons ATGCCTACCTCTGCTCCCCTCGTCAACACCGCCAATGGCGCCTCCGCCAACGACAACATCACCCGCTTCGACCCCCCCAGCCGTGTGCGCTCTCCCCTCAGCAACGCCCTCTTCCACAACAAGACGAGATGTTTCGTATA TGGTATGCAGCCCCGTGCTGTCCAGGGTATGCTTGACTTCGACTTCATCTGCAAGCGTTCCACTCCCTCCGTCGCCGGTATCATCTACACCTTCGGTGGCCAGTTCGTGAGCAAGAT GTACTGGGGTACCAGCGAGACTCTTCTCCCCGTCTACCAGGATGTCTCCAAGGCCATGGCCAAGCACCCTGACGTTGACACCGTTGTCAACTTCGCCTCTTCCCGTTCCGTCTACAGCTCCACCATGGAGCTCATGGAGTGCCCCCAGATCCGCTCCATTGCCATCATTGCCGAGGGTGTCCCCGAGAGA CGCGCTCGTGAGATCATGgtcaaggccaaggagaagggcatcaccatcatcggacCTGCTACCGTCGGTGGTATCAAGCCCGGTGCCTTCAAGATCGGTAACACTGGTGGTATGATGGACAACATCGTTGCCTCCAAGCTCTACCGCAAGGGTTCCGTCGGTTACGTCTCCAAGTCCGGTGGTATGTCCAACGaactcaacaacatcatctcccaGACCACCGACGGTGTCTACGAGGGTGTTGCCATTGGTGGTGACCGCTACCCCGGTACCACTTTCATCGACCACCTGCTCCGCTACCAGGCTGAGCCTGAGTGCAAGATCCTGGTTCTGCTGGGTGAggtcggtggtgttgaggagtACCGCGTCATCGAGGCCGTCAAGAACGGCACTATCACCAAGCCCATCGTCGCCTGGGCCATCGGTACCTGCGCTAGCATGTTCAAGACCGAGGTTCAGTTCGGTCACGCTGGTGCCTCTGCCAACTCCGACCTCGAGACTGCTGTTGCCAAGAACAAGGCCATGCGTGAGGCCGGTATCTTCGTCCCCGAGACCTTCGAGGACCTTCCCCAGACCCTCAAGGAGGTCTACGATGACCAGGTCAAGAAGGGTATCGTCCAGCCCCAGCCTGAGCCTGTCGTCCCTAAGATCCCCATCGACTACTCCTGGGCTCAGGAGCTGGGTCTCGTCCGTAAGCCCGCTGctttcatctccaccatctccgacgaCCGTGGCCAGGAGCTCCTCTACGCCGGTATGCCCATCTCTGATGTCTTCCGTGAGGACATTGGCATTGGTGGTGTTATGTCTCTTCTGTGgttccgccgccgcctccctgCCTACGCCAGCAAGTTCCTTGAGATGGTCCTCATGCTTACTGCTGACCACGGTCCTGCCGTGTCTGGTGCCATgaacaccatcatcaccactcgTGCCGGTAAGGACTTGATCAGCGCTCTCGTCTCTGGTCTCCTGACCATCGGTTCTCGCTTCGGTGGTGCCCTGGACGGCGCTGCTGAGGAGTTCACCAAGGCCTTCGACAAGGGCATGAGCCCCCGTGACTTCGTTGACACCATGCGCAAGGAGAACAAGCTGA TCCCCGGTATTGGTCACCGTGTCAAGTCCCGCAACAACCCCGATCTCCGTGTCGAGCTCGTCAAGGAGTTCGCCAAGAAGCACTTCCCCAGCACCAAGCTGCTCGACTACGCCATTGCCGTCGAGACTgtcaccacctccaagaaggacaacctcatcctcaacgtCGACGGTTGCGTTGCTGTCTGCTTCGTTGACCTGATGCGCAACTGCGGTGCCTTCTCTTccgaggaggttgaggactACATGAAGATGGGTGTCCTCAACGGTCTCTTCGTCCTTGGTCGTTCCATTGGTCTCATTGCCCACTACCTCGACCAGAAGAGACTCCGCACTGGTCTGTACAGACACCCCTGGGATGACATCACCTACCTTCTCCCCGCCCTCCAGAAGGGTGGCTCCGAGGGCCGTGTCGAGGTCAGCGTTTAA
- the aclA gene encoding putative ATP citrate lyase subunit (Acl) (COG:C;~EggNog:ENOG410PH8Y;~InterPro:IPR016102,IPR013650,IPR032263;~PFAM:PF16114,PF08442): protein MSAKSILEADGKAILNYHLTRAPVIKPTPLPPSSTHNPPPKLASLYFPEDVAVKDVLDQAEVRYPWLLTPGSKFVAKPDQLIKRRGKSGLLALNKTWAEAREWIEARAAKDVQVETVTGVLRQFLVEPFVPHPQETEYYINIHSVREGDWILFTHEGGVDVGDVDAKAEKLLIPVNLEKYPSNEEIAAALLSKVPKGVHNVLVDFISRLYAVYVDCQFTYLEINPLVVIPNADATSADVHFLDLAAKLDQTAEFECGTKWAIARSPANLGLPTLPSSDKVNIDAGPPMEFPAPFGRELSKEEKFISEMDAKTGASLKLTVLNANGRVWTLVAGGGASVVYADAIASAGFVSELANYGEYSGAPTETQTFNYARTILDLMLRSPIHPDGKVLFIGGGIANFTNVASTFKGVIRALREVAPVLNEHKVQIWVRRAGPNYQEGLKNIKAVGEELGLNMHVYGPEMHVSGIVPLALLGKKTDIKEFGSA from the exons ATGTCCGCCAAGTCGATCCTCGAAGCTGATGGCAAGGCCATCCTCAACTACCACCTCACTCGTGCTCCCGTCATCAAGCctactcccctccctccgtccTCCACGCACAACCCTCCTCCTAAGCTCGCCTCCCTTTACTTCCCCGAAGATGTTGCCGTCAAGGATGTCCTCGACCAGGCTGAGGTCCGCTACCCCTGGCTGTTGACCCCCGGTTCCAAGTTCGTGGCCAAGCCCGACCAATTGATCAAGAGACGTGGAAAGAGTGGCCTTCTGGCCCTGAACAAGACCTGGGCCGAGGCCAGGGAATGGATTGAGGCCCGTGCTGCCAAGGACGTTCAGGTTGAGACGGTCACCGGCGTTCTCCGTCAGTTCCTCGTTGAGCCTTTCGTTCCTCACCCCCAGGAGACTGAGTActacatcaacatccactcCGTGCGTGAG GGTGACTGGATCCTTTTCACCCACGAGGGTGGTGtcgatgttggtgatgtggacgccaaggctgagaagcTTCTCATCCCCGTCAACCTGGAGAAGTACCCCTCCAACGAGGAGATCGCTGCTGCTCTCCTGAGCAAGGTGCCCAAGGGTGTCCACAACGTCCTCGTTGACTTCATCTCCCGCCTCTACGCCGTCTACGTTGACTGCCAGTTCACCTACCTCGAGATCAACCCTCTGGTTGTCATCCCCAACGCTGATGCCACCTCGGCTGATGTTCACTTCCTCGATCTGGCTGCCAAGCTCGACCAGACTGCTGAGTTCGAGTGCGGTACCAAGTGGGCCATTGCTCGTAGCCCCGCCAACCTGGGTCTGCCCACCCTTCCCTCCAGCGACAAGGTCAACATTGACGCTGGTCCCCCGATGGAGTTCCCCGCTCCTTTCGGTCGTGAGCTgagcaaggaggagaagttcATCTCCGAGATGGATGCTAAGACCGGTGCTTCCCTCAAGCTTACCGTCCTCAACGCCAACGGCCGTGTCTGGACCCtcgttgctggtggtggtgcctcCGTCGTGTACGCTGATGCCATTGCCTCTGCTGGCTTCGTCAGCGAGCTCGCCAACTACGGTGAGTACTCCGGTGCTCCCACCGAGACCCAGACCTTCAACTACGCCCGTACCATCCTCGACCTGATGCTGCGctctcccatccaccccgACGGCAAGGTCCTcttcattggtggtggtattgccAACTTCACCAACGTTGCCTCCACCTTCAAGGGTGTCATCCGCGCTCTGCGTGAGGTTGCCCCCGTCCTGAACGAGCACAAGGTCCAGATCTGGGTTCGTCGTGCTGGTCCCAACTACCAGGAGGGTCTCAAGAACATCAAGGCTGTTGGTGAGGAGCTTGGCCTCAACATGCACGTCTACGGCCCTGAGATGCACGTCAGTGGTATTGTGCCCCTTGCTCTCCTCGGCAAGAAGACCGACATCAAGGAGTTCGGTTCCGCgtaa